Genomic DNA from Veillonella criceti:
AATTGTCAGCAATAGAATAATTGCAATTATAGCCAAGTTATAAATAACTTCGTTACCAAAAAATTCAATTAATTTTAATTGCTGAAATAGATATATAACAGGATATTGCCAAAGGAAAATACCATAGCTTCGTTTACCAAACCAGCCTAATGTATGCGTATTTAATACTTTAGCTACTGGTAACCGATTATACTCAGCTAAGAGAATTAAGGCGCAAAAACCAAATGTAACAAGTAGCATCATATATTGATATACAACGGGATATTGTCCATTTAATAAAGCATATGCAACAACTAAGCCTATCATGAGAGCAATAAATACTAATGTATTAATAGCTCCAATTACTGGTGACAAAGGTTGTACATGTTTACGATGAGCTCGTAAAATACCTAGAAAAGCCCCAAATAACAATGCATAAATTCGTGTATCTGTACCGTAATACAAACGTGTTACGTCTTCATTTGGCGTGTAAAGTAAAGGCATCACGGTAGCTGTCCCTAAAGCCAATAACGCAAAAGCAATAAGTCCCCCTCGATAACCAATCGTTTGACAAATTTTTCTAAATAGAAAAAATAAAATGGGCCAAATTATAAAATATTGTATTTCAATCCCCAAGAACCACAAATGTGTAAAGGGCGATGTGTTTGTTAAACGAGTAAAATAATCTGCATTCTGAAAAATCTGCCAAATATTATTATACCCTAATAAAATAGATACTATTTCTGGTCGTATACCATTAATACTTTTAGGTACCAACAAAGAATTTACACCTAAGGTGACTAAAATTACAATAAGTAAACCTGGATAAATTCGTTTAATACGTTTCCAAAAATATTCTTTAAGGCTATATCGTCTTTGAAAATATTCATTAATATTAGTATAAGCAAGTAAATAGCCTGTTAGTAATAAAAATAGAGAAACTCCTAAGTAACCGCCTGGCACGACCTCAGGCATCATATGAAACAGTGTTACCCCAATGATAGCAATGCCCTTTAATCCATCTATGCCTGATAATTTGCCTCCCTTTCGTTTGTGTAAGGGAGGTTGATTTTTAACTGAATTGCTTTCCATAAATACGATCTTTCATAATTCCTAACACATAATACACGAATCCTAATCTTTGAATTACTAATGAATATAAAATTCATTTAATTCACTTTTTCTTCACCTATTTTTTACAAAAAAAATAGTAATCTAATGTGACACTAGATAACTTAAACTACCTATTACTTTCTATTTACTATTTTGCCAATTACATACTCCTTTCTTCTCTTCAATCTTGTAACCTATTAGTTACTAACCCTCGATTATACAAACGTATGTCTCTATATTATCGTAACAAATTCAATAAGTCAATTTACTTTTTATTTACATATAATATAGAACAAATCTATGTTAATAAGAAAATAATATAAACAATACAAAAAGGCTAAATCCTCAAATGAAGTTCTTTATAAGAACCTCACAATAAAAGAATTTAGGTTCTATAATTTATTTTGGGGCGCTAAAGAGAAACGCAAACTGCGTGTCCTCTTGGCGCCTACTTTTTTATATAAAAAAAGACATATTGAATAAAATCCGTTACAATAAAAGCGACGAAACCATTATGAAAGGATGTTTACTCAATATGTCTACACTTAATTATATAGGAAATTTACTCGGAATCAAAGCAGAATATATAAAAAATATGCGTGAAACTAGCTCAGAATACTTACTTTACGTAGAAAGTCCTGTACGTCCTCATAGATGCCCTAATTGCCATTCACAAACTACACGAATAAAAGGCTATACTAACCGAAAAATTCAGCATACTACAACCAATGAAAAAACCATTCTTCTCTTATATCGTCAACGTCGTTATATATGCACGTGCGGACGCACTTTCAATGAAAAAACAGAGTTTTCTTCTCGCTATCTTAGAACAACCCCAAGACTTCGTGAAGTAATATGTCAACAACTCTCTGAAGTAACATCTTACAAAGCTGTGGCTAAGCATTGCCATGTAAGCGTAAACCAAGTACTAAGAGTCTTTAACGAAATTAACTATAGTCGCCCCTCAACACTACCACCTGTACTATCTATTGATGAATTCAAAGGCAATGCAGCTGGTCAAAAATACCAAGTCATTCTTACTGATCCAGAAACGCATAAAATACTAGATATTCTGCCTAAACGAGATACTACGGAACTAGCGAAATACTTTGCTCAATTCCCTAGATATATACGAAATAATGTAAAATACATCACAATGGATATGTCACTTCAATTTCGTTCGGTTATGAAAACTTGGTTCCCTCAAGCTGAAATTGTAGTTGATAGATTTCACTTAATACGGCTAGTTACCTTTGCCTTAGAACGGGTACGCAAAGTAGAGCAAAATCTATTATGCAATGTAAGTCGTACCTTTAAAGCCAATAAACGAGTATTAACTAAACGCTTTGAATCATTAACAGACAAAGAGTTCACTAAGCTTATGGATATGTTTCATTATTCGCCCCGATTACATCGTGCCTATACACTAAAACAATCCTTTTCTCATGTTTTAAAATTCAAAGATAAAGAAAATATTCAATGGGCCATTGATCAATGGCTATCCTTAGTTGAGGCTTCTGAATTACCTGAGTTTCAATCACTCTTAAAAACATTTACATTTTGGAGAACCGAAATTATTAATGCCTTAACATTACCCTATTCCAATGGCTTTACAGAAGGTTGTAACAACAAAATAAAAGTACTAAAGCGGTGTTCGTTTGGTTTACAAAACTTTGAACGATTTCGTAACCGGATTTTATTCATTAATGCTAAAAAAGGACACGCAACAACTGTGTCGCATGTCCTTTCCAAGAGTGCATAATCTCTTTAGCGCCCCAAAATTTGACAAAGAGCCAGAATTTAGCCTTTTTATTATTAGATATGTATAGAAACTTATATACATATCTAATCGTTATTAAATTAAATAAACAAATTCAAAACTTCTACGCCGATTAAACCACACACGGCAATCGCCGTTTCTACAGCACACCAAGTACGTACAGTCTGTTTTACGGTAAGACCAAAAAATTCTTTAAACAACCAGAAACCAGGGTCATTTGGAGGGCTAAAAATAACACTACCAGCCCCAACAGCTAATACCATAAGCTCTGGACTCACACCAGTCATAGGAATTAATGGTGCTACTATACCACCTGCTGTTAAAGCCGCTACCGTAGCCGAACCTACGGCAATACGAATAACAGCAGCAATAATCCAAGCCAACAATAATGGTGATAAATTAGCCCCCATAACGAGAGAACCAATATAATTACCCACGCCACTATCAATTAATACTTGTTTCAAAGCGCCACCAGCACCAACGATAAATAGAATCATGGCCACTGTCAGAATTGCTTTTTCAGAAGTTTCCATAATTTCTTTCGTAGTTTTACCACGGGCATAGCCAAATGTATAGAATGCTACAATAATAGAAATCGTCAATGCTACACTTGGGTCACCAATAAAATTAAAGATATGCATAACTGGCGCATCTTTGGGAATCCCCATCATTTTACCAACAGCACTAATAGCCATCAAAATAACAGGTGTCAAAGCTGTTAATATACTGCTCAAGAAGGATGGCATTTCTTCATCAGTAAAGTTTTTATCATTGTGCAAACCTTCTGGAATTTCAGTTTTAATATCCTTTACCGTATTGTATAATAACGGCCCTGAAATAATCACTGTTGGGATACCAATAATTAATCCATAGATCAAAGTTTTACCAATATCAGCATTAAAAATGACCGAAATCGCGGTAGGCCCTGGATGTGGTGGCAAAAAGCCATGTGTTACTGACAATGCGGCCGCCATAGGAATCCCTACTTCAAGTAGTGGAATATCTGCCGCTACTGCGATTGTAAATACTAATGGAATTAAAAGGACAAAACCAATTTCATAAAATAGAGCAATCCCTACAATAAATCCAGTTAAACAAACCGCCCATTTTACATTTTGACGCCCAAACATATTAATAAGAGTAGTGGCAATACGCTGTGCCCCGCCACTATCAGCCATCAATTTGCCAAGAATAGCACCAAAACCAACAACAATGGTTAAACCTCCCAATGTAGAGCCTAAGCCCTTTTGAATGGTTGGGAAAATCTTGTCAATTGGCAAGCCTTCGCCAAAAGCTAACAAAATACACACTAAAATAAGAGATAAAAAGCTATTCAACTTCACTTTTACAATAAGGAAGAACAATAGCACGATGCCTAATGCCAAGATAACCAGTGGCATAAAAGCGCCTCCTTTCACACTAAAGAAAACACATCTATTATAAAATAATGAGAAATCACAAGCCAAAATCTCTATACGTCCTATATAAAAATTCATGATACCTAGAGACGTTTGACTGCCCTTCCTACACTACTTATAAACGATTAAAAGGATGTTCTTGTTGGAAAGTAACAAGCCGTGCCAAATCATCCTTCATGTTGGCATACAAAGATTCATAAATTTTGAATAATTCATTATATATTTCACGATTAGCTACTTTTGGTGTATATACTTCCTGCGCCGTAACTAAAGTTGCCGTATCTTTAATATCTTTTAACGTACCATCAGAGATAAACCCTAATACAGCAGCTCCAAAAGAAGCCCCTTCACTATTGGTCGGTAGCGTAATGGATTCGTTGAACACATCGGCCATAATCTGAAGCCACAATTCTGATTTCGTAAAACTACCGCTTACCCGAATATCTTTAACGTCTTCAAAATCACGCAAGGCCTGCAATACGCAAAGTAAACTATAACAAATCCCCTCCATCGTAGCCCGAATCATATACGAACGACTATGATTTAAGGATAATCCAATGAAAGCACCACGCAAGTCTGAATTCCAGTAAGGCGCTCGTTCGCCCGTAAAGAATGGCATTAATAATAAGCCCCCAGAACCAGCTGGCACATGACGAGCTTTCATAGTCATCAAATCATACGGATCCACATCTAGTTGTTCCATTTGTGAGCCATGTAAGTGAAGAATACGGTCACGCATCCAGCGCATAATGATACCACCATTATTGATAGCACCACCAGCTACCCACATGTTATCTGTTAGATTATAACACCAAGTCCGTTGATTCTTATCCATACGTGCTTTTTCTGTAAGCATACGAATAGCACCGCTCGTTCCGATTGTACAACTTAATTGTCCAGCAGAAACCGCCCCAATTCCTACGTTAACAAGAACCCCATCAGTAGCCCCAATAACAACTGGCAACCCCGTAGGTAGCCCCAATCGCTGCGCCACATCGGCTAAAAGGGTATTACTATATGTAGTAGATACTACTTCTGGCAAGCGCTCTTTAGAAATACCAATAAAATCAAGAATCTCTTCATCCCAGCATTCTTTATGAGCATTATAAAGGCCGCTACTACTGGCTACCGATTTATCCGTTACCCATTCGCCCGTTAAATTACGGAAAATAAAATCTTTAATTGAACCAATGCGAGCCATCCGATCAAAAATAGATGGCTGATGTTCTTTAACCCATAAGATTTTAGCTAACGGATAGCAAGCATGAAGTGGACAACCTGTATTAAAATAGAACTCTTTACATTTTGGGTCTAATTCTAAACGACGCACAATCGCTGCACTTCGACTATCAGCCCAAGTCATCATGTTACCTAACAGTTGGAAATTTTCATCTTGAGGAATAAAGCTGTGCATAACAGAACTTAAGGCTAATCCTGAAATGGTCACTAATTTATACTGTAATTCTGCTACCGTTCCTTTTACCACTTCTTCTACAGCATCATAAATTTGCTGTGGATTCTGTTCGGCCCAATCATATTGAGGTGTTTCTAAACTATAAAATGCTTCGGTTGTAGCCACTGCCTTACCTGTAGCAGTATAAGCGGTTGCACGAACACCCGTCGTTCCTACATCAACACCTATCCATACAGGTTCTTTTACTTTTAAGGTCATAGTAATCTCCTTTATTCGTAACCTAATTAGCTTGTAACCAAGCCTTTCTTACCTCTACTATATCATATTAACCAAATAAACTCATTTGTTCATCTTCTGGCAAATCACCAAAACACCCCAAATCACGCATAGTAGCTAAAATACTTTCAGAAATCTTACACCGCCGTTGCACATCCTTTACAGATGTAAAAGGACTCTTTGCCCGTTCTTCCACAATAGCATCCGCTACCTTTTCACCTAAGCTATCAACGGCTACAAACGGTGGCAATAAGGCCCCTTCATGAATTTTAAAACGCCGTGCATCAGAATGATTTAAGTCAGCTACTAAGAAATTAAAACCTCGCTGTTTCATTTCCATAGAAACTTCTAAGGCACTCATCATATCTTTATCTTTATTAGATGCTTTTCTATCCAATGCTTTCAAACGTTCAAACTCAGCTCTTTGACTTTCTAAGGAACTGGCCATAATTTTCATATCATACGCTTTTGCACGAATCGAGAAGTAAGCCGCATAAAAAGCTAATGGGTAATTAATCTTAAACCAAGCAATGCGGAAAGCCATCATAACATACGCCACGGCATGAGCACGAGGGAATAAATAGGAAATCTTTTTACAGGAATCAATAAACCAATCAGGAATCCCCCCTGCACGCATTTGCTCTTCATAATCTGTTTCTTTTTGTCCTACTTTATTCAGTTTATCAATGCCTTTCCCCTTACGTACATTTTCCATAACCTTAAAGCACGTAAGTGGTTCAATATCACGATGCATTAAAAAGTTCATAATATCATCGCGAGTAGAAATAGCTTCATTTAATTTACAAGTACCATTTTTAATTAACGTTTGCGCATTATCGAGCCATACATTTGTACCGTGCGAAAAACCAGAAATACGCACTATATCTGAAAAATGTTGTGGCTTAGAATCTTCTAACATGCGCCGTACAAAACCAGTACCACATTCTGGCACCGCAAGGGACGCCACTTTATCCCCCATCAACTGCTCTGGCGTTAAACCAATTGCTTTAGTAGAGGAAAATAAACTCAATGTTTCAGGATCATCAAAAGGAATCGTTTGAACATCAACGCCCGTAATATCTTCTAACATACGAATAATCGTAGGATCATCATGGCCCAGAATATCAAGTTTTGTCATACAACCTTCAAAAGAGTGATAATCAAAATGAGTCGTAATGATACCACTATCTTTTTTATTGGCTGGATATTGTACTGGTGTAAATTCGTGAACATCCATATCGCGTGGGCAAACCATAATCCCACCCGGATGTTGACCAGTTGTATTTTTAACACCAGTTACCCCTTTAGCAAGGGCTTCTAAGAACCCCTGCCGCGCTTGAATATCTTGTGCTTCTGCATATTTTTTTACATAACCAATGGCTGTTTTTTCAGCAATAGTACCAATAGTACCTGCACGGAATACATTATCACGGCCAAATAATTCTTCGGTGTATTTATGAGCTCGTGGCTGATAATCACCAGAGAAGTTAAGATCAATATCAGGTACTTTATCACCATTGAACCCCATAAAAATCGCAAATGGAATATCATGACCATTTGTATTCAATGGTGTACCACATTCAGGACAATTCTTTCGAGGTAAATCAAACCCCCCCGCGTATTCACCTTTTTCAAAGAATTCACTATGTTTACATTTAGGGCAAATATAGTGCGGTGGTAATGGGTTTACTTCCGTAATATCCGCCATCGTAGCAACAAAAGACGAACCAACCGAACCACGAGACCCTACTAGATAACCATCATCTAAAGATTTTCGTACCAATTTATGAGCAATATAGTACAGCACACCATAGCCATTGCCAATAATACGAGTTAATTCATAATCTAATCGATCAGCTACAACTTTTGGTAATGGATCCCCATAAATCTCTTTGGCTTTTTTATAGCACATCTCCGTTAAATCATTATCAGCGCCTTCAATTTTTGGCGAATACGTCTTGCCTTGTGGCACTGGTTGTAACGACTCAATACTATCATTAATCATACGCGAATTGGTAACAACCACTTCATAAGCTTTTTCTTCACCCAAATATTTGAACTCTTCTAACATTTCGTCAGTTGTACGTAAATATAAAGAAGGCGTTCTTTCAATATCTTTAAAACCAGACACAGTTAACATAATTTGGCGATAAATCTTTTCATCATCATTTAAATGATGAACGTCGCAAGTTGCCACAACTGGTTTATTTAGAATTTCACCAAGTTCAACGACTTTTTTATTAATATCTACTAAGAAAGATTCTTCCCGAATCTGCTCTCCAGTTCGTCTATCATATAATAAAAAGCGGTTATTCTCTAGGGGCTGAATTTCAAGATAATCATAAAACGAGGCAATCTCTAACAAGCGTTCCTGAGACTCACCTTTTACAATAGCTCGAATTAATTCCCCTGCCTCACAGGCAGACCCAATAATAATGCCTTCTCGATGATCTTCAATAACAGCCCGTGGCAATCGAGGACGTCGTTTATAATATTGCAAATGAGAAATACTTATCATCTTGTACAGATTGCGTAACCCCACTGTATTTTTAGCTAATAAAATGATGTGAGACCGTGTATCATTCTCTTCATCTTCAATCAGATAGCCTTCTACACCATAAATCACTTTGACACCAAGTTTCCCCGCAATATCTTGTGCTTCAGGAAAAGCTTGAATCACGCCATGGTCAGTAATAGCAACCGCAGGATGTCCCCAATCTTTAATGGTTTGTAATAATTCTTTCACATTAACAAGTGCATCACGGTCACTCATCTTTGTATGTAAATGAAGTTCTACACGAGAATCTTCACGATTTTCACTTCGTTTCGTTTCTTTTTTCAATTCCTGAATGCTACGCAAAGACAGGATGTAATCTTTCTCAAATTTATCATCATAATGTACATCCCCTTGGATGCGAACACCCTTAACTGTTTGCATCATCTTAGTAAGTTCACGTGCCTCTTCTACATCATCTATAAATTTAACGAAGCGCATACTGTTCGTACCATCTACAATGCTACCTTTAATAAGGCCTTTACCTGTTTTTGTTTCAATCATTTCAATATTCACAAAAATGCCTTCAAAAATAACATTGTTCATTTCTTCATTAACAAAAGAAATAGATAATGAATCACCAGTAATAGTAGGCCCTAATAGCATGCCCGGATCCGTTACATCACGCTTAAAGCTTCGACGCCGTTTCCCCTTATAGGCAAATCCACCTTCACCACCACTGATAGGCGCTGTTGATTTAGCAGGTTCATAATCACAGACTATCGGCTCTTCATACATATCAATAGGATCGTCATCTACCCTAGAAAACGGAAAAAACTCTTCAGCAAACTCATCAAAACCGTCCGTAGCAGCTTCATCTGAATGAGAACTTTGGTGTTGCGCTGATAGTTCTTTAATTAAATCAGCTACATCATAACCACCGGCAAAAGCAAATTCTTCTGCCGTATGATCATGAATCGGTTCGGAGTCCCAACGATACCCAAATGCCGTAGACTCTTTTACGGTAACGGCATGTGCCTGAATGTGTTTAGACTTATACCAGTTATCGAGCTTATTATGTAATAATTTAAATGCTTCCTCTGAGGACAGCACATTTTTTACTTCTATAGCCTTATCATTGGTTTCAATAAGCATTGCTGTTTCTTGCTTAGCTTTTGGAACTATATGATATCGTACTTTCATGTCTATCCTTCTCTCATATAAATATCCGTACTATCTATTTTGTCTATATATCAATGAATAGCCTCATATCATTCAGACTTTTTATTTGAATTCGTTGTGTTAGAAACATCCTTAGCTTTCGTATCACTCGTCTTGTCTTCAGGTTTAGCTACTTCCTTACTCGGACGCGCAATAACGGTCGTTTCAGGATCATACGTAGAGCTAAAACTATCCGTCTTCGTACGTCCATCTTTATAAGTAAGCGATACCGTTGTATTCACACTAAGACCATCATGCCCTGCATTACGAACTTCTTCTTTTTTTAGTGTTGAATCAATGATAACTTGAGTTTCATGCGGAATTGCCGTTTCGCCACCTACGGAAACAGAGGCTTGCGTTGGTTCATCAGCAGCAAACCCTAAAATACTAATTGTCAAAGTATCACCTACTGTATGGGCTAACACATAAATAGGATGTTCGTAAGGGTTACTAAATACAAAATCAATATAGCCATAAGCTACGGTAGCATCACGACCAGCAGGAATATAACCAACAGGCGCATAATGTGGCACTCGTTCTTCAATTGTCATACCCGATAATAAAGCAGAATTAAATAGGGTAGAGCTAACTTGACAGATACCGCCCCCAATACCAGGTACAAGCTTGCCGTCCATAAAAACAGGCGCATCATCATATCCCGCTTCAGCAGTTCGTTCACCAACAATCACATTGAATGAAAAATTCTGATGAGGCTGAATGATTACATTATTAATCTTATCAGTTGCCAACTGAATATTATGAGTACGACTTGTATCACCAGCATTAAACGTCGTACTATAAGTTCCTAATACAGCATTAATACCTTTTAAATCTTCAGCCGTTACCTTAGGTTTAGCCTGTTCATCAATAACAAGTGACATACTAGTCACGTCCCCTTTTACCAGTTGTTCTTGAAGCTTAGCAATGGTTTTAGCAATATCTAGCCGTTTTCCCGTAATTTCTTTATGTAATACGACTTTACCTGCTTCTACTGTTAAATAGGCATCATGACCACTTTTAGCAATTTCCTTATTGTATGTTTGTAACAACGCTTCTAGTGCTGGTACATTAACATCATACACAATAGATTTAGAAACAGGATTAACTAACGCTTGCCAACGAGTTGCTACATACTCTTCAACAGTCGGCTCATAGCCATAAGCCATAATACTTTCAATGGTTTTATTTACATTTGGTTTTACACCAATATCTGCTAATGCCACCTTAGTTTCTTTTCCATCTTGCCATTTAATTGTCATATGAGTTGGTGCTTTGGCTGCTTCCGCTTCAATAATAGCCACCAACTCGTCTTTATCGGCCCGCGAAACATCGGTTTCACCTAAATACATGCCTTGAATAACATTACCTGTCGGATACAAAAAAGCACCAGCACTTAGGGAAACTAAACCAAGTACAGCACCTGCTATAACACCAATAGAACGTTTCATACAACCCCCACAGCCTATTTATTCAGCACAATAGGCTAAACACAAATCTTTAAAATATGACACACTACCTTCACCACGCCGACTATCTCGCATCACTTCATAAAGTCCACGCAATAACTTAGCCAAAGCGCGAATAGAAATCTGCTGACTTTGCCGATAGGCAAGCGTTATGGGATACGCTTTTACGGTTGACCCAGCTTCTTTAAATAAATCCTGTACAGCGCGCTCACTAAGTCCACTAAATCTACATTCACTAACCATTAATTGTAAGCGCAACTGTCCTTCAATATATGACATAGCCCGCTCCACTTCCTTACTTTGCAACATATAAGGAAATAAGGTGAGCAATGTATTGACATCTTTTTTAAATAAGGCTTCTTTAAACAAAAATATATTTTTTGCCCCATAATCACTACCATTAGCTACCAAAAAGGCTTGTGTAATTTCTCCCTTTGGAGGTAACAATAAAAAGTAGCGATCAAATTCAGTACGCAAAAAACTAACTGGCACATCCTGCCAAAGTTCTAACAAGTGATGGATATATTCAATGCCATCAGCACTCATCGTATAGCCATGAGAATGACAATATGTTTGTAACCATTTAACAATCTCAGGTCCCTTTAACCGATCACAAGCCTCATTAGGTACACTCTTTAAAAACTCCTTATTAGGTTTGAGCCGTTTATCGATTGTCTCATGATATAAAACGAGGACGGGGTGACTACCATCATACGTTAAGAGTAAATCATAAACTTGTTGCCACTCCTCCGTAACTCGTTTATTAGTCTTCGCAAATATAGGCGGATTCACCAAACAATACAGCGTAGGCTCACCAAACAAAGAATCTTCACTCAGCTTTTCACAAATCCGCCGAGCCCCTACTTCATCATTCAACATTTGCACGGATAAGTCTGGATAGGCTTTAAAAAAAGCTTGCTTTTTCTCCTCTATGAGCTGTGACTCATCACCATATAGTAATTGTATCGCCATAGCTTCTCCTACAATAAAAAATCCGGGATCACTTTCGTGCCCGTAATATATCGATTTTCATCAGCTGGATCTACGTCTGCTTGACTCCGGGTATTACCATTTGGCCAATACACAAGAGCTTTAGGTGCCCCCACCGTATATTCGCTATGAGTAGCCGCCACAGCACCATTCGTAGTTCCACTAATGTATGATGTCATCTCTTTTAATTTTAGATGGTTTTTACTATTTTGTCCATTACTGAATATGAATGCTCCCTGTGGTCCTCTTGCAATAAACGTATTTTGTTGCTCTTCAAATATAGCTTCAAAATCCCTTGTCCGGCTACCTATAAAAGTCCCCTCATTGATGTTACTTTTATATAAATTTTGCCAAGTCCAATGTAACGACATTACTAAGTCCGAAAGGCTTTGTCTATTCTCTGTAGTTACTGACTCTAAAGTAATTAACTGTGGTTTAGTAACACCATAATAATGAACAGCATTGATGATAGCACTTTGTGAAATAACCGATAGTGGTTTTCCTTCAGTAGCTACATGAAGCCACATCGTCCTGGCCGTAAAAGGGGCCTCCTTCAACACTAAAAAAGCAGCGCCTTGTGATAAAGGAATAATATGTATATATACTGCTGTATGTAATAAACTAGAAAAGGGAATCAATAATAAACATAATAAACCTAAACCAATGATATTTTCGTACCACAATTGGCGAACATCAGCTTTCAGCATACAATGGTATAAATAACGACAGCCTAATATATACAAGGCACCAGCTCCAACAGATAATGCTCCCCAATAGCCAACAGATCCAGGTATATTAGCAATTGTAAAATTTAAAAACAAAGCCCCTT
This window encodes:
- a CDS encoding acyltransferase family protein; this encodes MESNSVKNQPPLHKRKGGKLSGIDGLKGIAIIGVTLFHMMPEVVPGGYLGVSLFLLLTGYLLAYTNINEYFQRRYSLKEYFWKRIKRIYPGLLIVILVTLGVNSLLVPKSINGIRPEIVSILLGYNNIWQIFQNADYFTRLTNTSPFTHLWFLGIEIQYFIIWPILFFLFRKICQTIGYRGGLIAFALLALGTATVMPLLYTPNEDVTRLYYGTDTRIYALLFGAFLGILRAHRKHVQPLSPVIGAINTLVFIALMIGLVVAYALLNGQYPVVYQYMMLLVTFGFCALILLAEYNRLPVAKVLNTHTLGWFGKRSYGIFLWQYPVIYLFQQLKLIEFFGNEVIYNLAIIAIILLLTIWSDAVSAKIAKGVPISVLVAWLKRIYIRILSIIGCVIMVVGLFALFTASDEKIADLSDLQNRLQANEAIQQEENEKARNLTVVDPTEIDQALTGVAAIGDSVMLGASPALRTALPGVYIDAKVSRYVGAGLDIAKAMDAENRLGKVVLISLGTNGPITGYYEDETKALINYLGPDREIFWINTYAPDLEWEKPNNDYLDKLAKDHKNITVIDWYSAASKHPEWLSDDGVHPNDLGVENFAKLVREKMAATLVKADSR
- a CDS encoding ISL3 family transposase; amino-acid sequence: MSTLNYIGNLLGIKAEYIKNMRETSSEYLLYVESPVRPHRCPNCHSQTTRIKGYTNRKIQHTTTNEKTILLLYRQRRYICTCGRTFNEKTEFSSRYLRTTPRLREVICQQLSEVTSYKAVAKHCHVSVNQVLRVFNEINYSRPSTLPPVLSIDEFKGNAAGQKYQVILTDPETHKILDILPKRDTTELAKYFAQFPRYIRNNVKYITMDMSLQFRSVMKTWFPQAEIVVDRFHLIRLVTFALERVRKVEQNLLCNVSRTFKANKRVLTKRFESLTDKEFTKLMDMFHYSPRLHRAYTLKQSFSHVLKFKDKENIQWAIDQWLSLVEASELPEFQSLLKTFTFWRTEIINALTLPYSNGFTEGCNNKIKVLKRCSFGLQNFERFRNRILFINAKKGHATTVSHVLSKSA
- a CDS encoding gluconate:H+ symporter, which codes for MPLVILALGIVLLFFLIVKVKLNSFLSLILVCILLAFGEGLPIDKIFPTIQKGLGSTLGGLTIVVGFGAILGKLMADSGGAQRIATTLINMFGRQNVKWAVCLTGFIVGIALFYEIGFVLLIPLVFTIAVAADIPLLEVGIPMAAALSVTHGFLPPHPGPTAISVIFNADIGKTLIYGLIIGIPTVIISGPLLYNTVKDIKTEIPEGLHNDKNFTDEEMPSFLSSILTALTPVILMAISAVGKMMGIPKDAPVMHIFNFIGDPSVALTISIIVAFYTFGYARGKTTKEIMETSEKAILTVAMILFIVGAGGALKQVLIDSGVGNYIGSLVMGANLSPLLLAWIIAAVIRIAVGSATVAALTAGGIVAPLIPMTGVSPELMVLAVGAGSVIFSPPNDPGFWLFKEFFGLTVKQTVRTWCAVETAIAVCGLIGVEVLNLFI
- a CDS encoding gluconokinase — translated: MTLKVKEPVWIGVDVGTTGVRATAYTATGKAVATTEAFYSLETPQYDWAEQNPQQIYDAVEEVVKGTVAELQYKLVTISGLALSSVMHSFIPQDENFQLLGNMMTWADSRSAAIVRRLELDPKCKEFYFNTGCPLHACYPLAKILWVKEHQPSIFDRMARIGSIKDFIFRNLTGEWVTDKSVASSSGLYNAHKECWDEEILDFIGISKERLPEVVSTTYSNTLLADVAQRLGLPTGLPVVIGATDGVLVNVGIGAVSAGQLSCTIGTSGAIRMLTEKARMDKNQRTWCYNLTDNMWVAGGAINNGGIIMRWMRDRILHLHGSQMEQLDVDPYDLMTMKARHVPAGSGGLLLMPFFTGERAPYWNSDLRGAFIGLSLNHSRSYMIRATMEGICYSLLCVLQALRDFEDVKDIRVSGSFTKSELWLQIMADVFNESITLPTNSEGASFGAAVLGFISDGTLKDIKDTATLVTAQEVYTPKVANREIYNELFKIYESLYANMKDDLARLVTFQQEHPFNRL